A stretch of Lathyrus oleraceus cultivar Zhongwan6 chromosome 6, CAAS_Psat_ZW6_1.0, whole genome shotgun sequence DNA encodes these proteins:
- the LOC127093313 gene encoding uncharacterized protein LOC127093313 isoform X2, producing the protein MVETRRGSSSSKRSLSSPSPSNAKRSKVSEDASSNPLPSVPVKESATGNESGEPEIQRSDLPETASLKVLDGDSNKPPSVPIETDPLVSPQCPGETGEKAKAVQPLVSLVSCRKKRSVAKPIHKAAAWGKLISQCAQNPHLSISDPIFTVGQGRQSNLTLKDPTIGNVLCKLSHIEQHGGSSVALLEITGGKGVVQVNGKTYRRNARLILNGGDEVIFGASGKHAYIFQQLKSNNVSTAGIPPVSILEAHSASMNGMQVEARSGDPSDVAGASILASLSNIHKDLSLVSPPAKTCKKQNSDISSLPSGHGDIVPDNERKDATNNDESTGVISSSKAVPASSTTVNENPSLDTMDVDANVDTNVGKMPANYELRPLLCMLAGGSGTEFDLSGSIHKILEDRKELGELLKGADTTTILASTRRQAFKDSLEQRILNAEDIDVSFEAFPYYLSDTTKNVLIASTYIHLKCNGFGKYASDLPSVSPRILLSGPSGSEIYQETLSKALAKHFGARLLIVDSLSLPGGTPSKEADSAKEISKPERPSVLSKRSSQAPTLHHRKPTSSVDAEIIGGSTLSSQAMLKHEVSTASSKGIALKKGDRVKFVGNFPPTVSSLQNYSSSGRGPSYGFRGKVVLAFEDNESSKIGVRFDKSIPDGNDLGGHIEDDHGFFCSANHLQRIESSGGDDDKVAINEIFEVAANQCKTGALVLFIKDIEKAMVGNNDVLKSKFETLPQNIVVIGSNTQLDSRKEKTHPGGLLFTKFGSNQTALLDLAFPDNFSKLHDRSKESSKVTKQLNRLFPNKVTIQLPQDEALLSDWKQQLDLDIETMKAHSNVVMLRSVLKRIGWDCSDLDTICIKDQTLTTESVEKIIGWAISYHFMHSFEASTKEVKRVISAESIKYGFDILQGVQNENKSVKKSLKDVVTDNEFEKKLLGDVIPPTEIGVTFEDIGALENVKDTLKELVMLPLKRPELFCKGQLTKPCKGILLFGPPGTGKTMLAKAVATEAGANFINISMSSITSKWFGEGEKYVKAVFSLASKIAPSVIFVDEVDSMLGRRENPGEHEAMRKMKNEFMVNWDGLRTKEKERILVLAATNRPFDLDEAVIRRLPRRLMVDLPDAPNRGKILSVILAKEDLAPDVDLEAIANMTDGYSGSDLKNLCVTAAHCPIREILEKEKKERSLALSENKPEPELCSSADIRPLKMEDFRYAHEQVCASVSSESTNMNELQQWNDLYGEGGSRKTRSLSYFM; encoded by the exons ATGGTCGAAACCAGACGTGGCTCTTCTTCTTCCAAACGCTCTCTCTCTTCTCCTTCTCCTTCCAACGCCAAACGATCCAAG GTTTCAGAGGATGCTTCATCTAACCCTTTGCCCTCTGTTCCCGTCAAGGAATCTGCAACTGGTAACGAATCTGGTGAACCTGAGATACAACGCTCTGATCTACCGGAAACGGCGTCGTTGAAGGTTCTTGATGGTGATAGCAATAAGCCTCCTTCTGTGCCAATTGAAACTGATCCTTTGGTGTCCCCTCAGTGTCCAG GTGAAACTGGAGAGAAAGCAAAGGCGGTGCAGCCGCTGGTTTCTTTGGTTTCTTGTCGGAAGAAACGTTCCGTGGCGAAACCAATTCATAAGGCTGCTGCGTGGGGGAAGCTCATTTCTCAATGTGCTCAG AATCCTCACTTGTCCATTAGTGATCCAATCTTCACAGTTGGTCAAGGCCGTCAGAGTAATTTGACACTTAAAGATCCTACTATTGGTAATGTTTTGTGCAAGTTGAGCCACATAGAG CAACATGGAGGTTCATCAGTTGCCCTACTGGAAATCACAGGGGGTAAAGGTGTTGTTCAAGTCAACGGCAAGACTTACCGAAGGAATGCCCGGCTGATTTTGAATGGAGGCGATGAGGTGATATTTGGTGCTTCAGGAAAACATGCTTAT ATCTTTCAACAGCTAAAAAGTAATAATGTTTCTACTGCTGGTATACCTCCTGTGAGTATATTAGAAGCCCATAGTGCTTCAATGAATGGGATGCAAGTTGAAGCTAGATCTGGAGACCCTTCGGATGTTGCAGGAGCATCAATATTGGCCTCTCTATCTAATATTCACAAAGATTTATCTCTTGTTTCACCTCCAGCTAAAACATGCAAGAAACAAAATTCTGATATTTCATCACTACCTTCTGGCCATGGGGATATTGTTCCGGACAATGAAAGGAAAGATGCCACCAATAATGATGAGTCGACTGGAGTTATTTCTTCTAGCAAAGCTGTTCCTGCATCCTCTACCACTGTTAATGAAAATCCTAGCCTTGACACCATGGATGTCGATGCCAATGTGGATACAAATGTTGGGAAGATGCCTGCTAATTACGAATTGAGGCCGTTATTGTGCATGCTTGCCGGTGGCTCAGGAACTGAATTTGATTTAAGTGGCAGCATTCACAAGATATTAGAAGATCGAAAGGAATTAGGAGAACTCCTTAAAGGTGCTGATACAACAACAATATTAGCATCTACCAGGAGACAAGCATTTAAGGACAGCCTAGAACAGAGAATTCTCAATGCTGAGGATATTGATGTCTCTTTTGAGGCATTCCCGTATTATCTAAG TGATACAACAAAGAATGTGTTGATTGCTTCTACATATATTCATTTGAAGTGCAATGGCTTTGGAAAATATGCTTCAGATCTCCCATCGGTGTCCCCACGGATATTGCTATCTGGTCCTTCAG GCTCGGAAATATATCAGGAGACTTTGTCCAAGGCACTTGCTAAGCATTTTGGTGCCAGACTACTGATTGTGGATTCACTTTCGCTGCCCGGT GGAACACCATCGAAGGAAGCTGATTCTGCCAAAGAAATTTCAAAGCCCGAAAGGCCATCTGTTTTGTCTAAGAGAAGTAGCCAGGCTCCTACTTTACATCATAGGAAACCCACTTCTAGTGTTGATGCTGAAATTATCGGTGGATCTACATTAAGTTCGCAGGCTATGCTGAAGCATGAGGTTTCTACTGCATCATCAAAAGGCATTGCTCTTAAAAAAG GTGATCGGGTAAAATTTGTCGGTAACTTCCCACCCACTGTCTCGTCACTGCAAAATTATTCTTCAAG TGGTAGAGGACCAAGCTATGGTTTCCGTGGCAAGGTTGTACTTGCTTTTGAAGACAACGAGTCTTCAAAAATTGGGGTCAGGTTTGATAAATCAATTCCAGATGGCAATGATCTTGGAGGCCATATCGAAGATGATCATGGGTTCTTTTGTTCTG CAAACCACTTGCAACGAATAGAGAGTTCAGGAGGGGATGACGACAAAGTTGCAATTAATGAAATCTTTGAG GTTGCCGCTAATCAATGTAAAACTGGTGCACTTGTTTTGTTCATTAAAGATATAGAGAAAGCAATGGTTGGGAACAATGATGTTTTGAAAAGTAAATTTGAAACCCTACCACAAAACATTGTGGTAATTGGCTCAAATACTCAGCTGGACAGTCGTAAGGAGAAG ACCCATCCTGGGGGACTTCTGTTTACAAAGTTTGGGAGCAATCAGACAGCTCTACTTGATCTTGCTTTTCCG GATAACTTTAGCAAACTACATGATAGGAGCAAAGAAAGCTCCAAAGTAACAAAGCAACTCAACCGCCTTTTCCCAAACAAAGTGACAATACAGTTGCCTCAG GATGAGGCTTTACTTTCGGATTGGAAGCAGCAGTTAGATCTTGATATTGAAACTATGAAAGCACATTCCAATGTTGTCATGCTTCGTTCG GTTCTCAAAAGAATCGGATGGGATTGTTCTGACCTTGACACTATTTGCATCAAAGATCAAACCCTGACTACAGAAA GTGTGGAGAAGATCATTGGCTGGGCTATAAGTTATCATTTTATGCATTCATTTGAAGCTTCTACCAAAGAAGTAAAGCGTGTGATATCTGCAGAAAG CATTAAGTATGGGTTTGACATTCTTCAAGGCGTCCAAAATGAGAACAAGAGCGTAAAAAAGTCACTAAAG GACGTGGTTACTGATAATGAATTTGAGAAAAAGTTGCTTGGTGATGTTATTCCGCCAACTGAAATTGGAGTCACGTTTGAAGATATTGGAGCTTTAGAAAATGTGAAGGACACCTTGAAGGAATTGGTCATGCTTCCTCTTAAAAGACCTGAACTGTTTTGTAAAGGACAACTAACTAAG CCTTGCAAGGGAATATTGCTTTTCGGCCCCCCTGGCACAGGAAAAACAATGCTTGCAAAGGCTGTTGCAACTGAAGCTGGAGCAAATTTCATAAACATTTCAATGTCCAGTATTACTTCCAAG TGGTTTGGTGAAGGAGAAAAATATGTCAAAGCAGTCTTCTCCCTAGCCAGCAAAATTGCTCCAAGTGTTATATTTGTTGATGAG GTTGATAGTATGTTAGGCAGACGTGAAAACCCTGGTGAGCATGAGGCTATGCGGAAAATGAAGAATGAGTTTATGGTTAATTGGGATGGTTTGCGTACAAAAGAAAAGGAGCGTATACTTGTACTTGCTGCTACAAATAGACCTTTTGATCTTGATGAGGCTGTTATTAGGAGGCTTCCACGGAG ATTGATGGTCGATTTGCCGGATGCTCCGAATAGAGGAAAAATTCTGAGTGTCATTTTAGCAAAAGAAGATTTGGCACCCGATGTTGATTTGGAAGCAATAGCAAATATGACTGACGGATACTCTGGAAGTGACCTAAAG AATCTGTGTGTCACAGCAGCTCACTGCCCAATAAGGGAGATCTTGGAAAAGGAAAAGAAG GAAAGAAGCTTAGCATTGTCAGAGAACAAACCTGAACCTGAATTGTGTAGTAGTGCAGACATTCGTCCCTTAAAGATGGAGGATTTTAGATATGCACATGAGCAG GTGTGTGCAAGTGTGTCTTCGGAGTCGACAAATATGAATGAGCTACAACAATGGAATGATCTTTATGGAGAAGGCGGATCTCGAAAAACAAGATCTTTAAGTTACTTCATGTAA
- the LOC127093313 gene encoding uncharacterized protein LOC127093313 isoform X1 yields MVETRRGSSSSKRSLSSPSPSNAKRSKVSEDASSNPLPSVPVKESATGNESGEPEIQRSDLPETASLKVLDGDSNKPPSVPIETDPLVSPQCPGETGEKAKAVQPLVSLVSCRKKRSVAKPIHKAAAWGKLISQCAQNPHLSISDPIFTVGQGRQSNLTLKDPTIGNVLCKLSHIEQQHGGSSVALLEITGGKGVVQVNGKTYRRNARLILNGGDEVIFGASGKHAYIFQQLKSNNVSTAGIPPVSILEAHSASMNGMQVEARSGDPSDVAGASILASLSNIHKDLSLVSPPAKTCKKQNSDISSLPSGHGDIVPDNERKDATNNDESTGVISSSKAVPASSTTVNENPSLDTMDVDANVDTNVGKMPANYELRPLLCMLAGGSGTEFDLSGSIHKILEDRKELGELLKGADTTTILASTRRQAFKDSLEQRILNAEDIDVSFEAFPYYLSDTTKNVLIASTYIHLKCNGFGKYASDLPSVSPRILLSGPSGSEIYQETLSKALAKHFGARLLIVDSLSLPGGTPSKEADSAKEISKPERPSVLSKRSSQAPTLHHRKPTSSVDAEIIGGSTLSSQAMLKHEVSTASSKGIALKKGDRVKFVGNFPPTVSSLQNYSSSGRGPSYGFRGKVVLAFEDNESSKIGVRFDKSIPDGNDLGGHIEDDHGFFCSANHLQRIESSGGDDDKVAINEIFEVAANQCKTGALVLFIKDIEKAMVGNNDVLKSKFETLPQNIVVIGSNTQLDSRKEKTHPGGLLFTKFGSNQTALLDLAFPDNFSKLHDRSKESSKVTKQLNRLFPNKVTIQLPQDEALLSDWKQQLDLDIETMKAHSNVVMLRSVLKRIGWDCSDLDTICIKDQTLTTESVEKIIGWAISYHFMHSFEASTKEVKRVISAESIKYGFDILQGVQNENKSVKKSLKDVVTDNEFEKKLLGDVIPPTEIGVTFEDIGALENVKDTLKELVMLPLKRPELFCKGQLTKPCKGILLFGPPGTGKTMLAKAVATEAGANFINISMSSITSKWFGEGEKYVKAVFSLASKIAPSVIFVDEVDSMLGRRENPGEHEAMRKMKNEFMVNWDGLRTKEKERILVLAATNRPFDLDEAVIRRLPRRLMVDLPDAPNRGKILSVILAKEDLAPDVDLEAIANMTDGYSGSDLKNLCVTAAHCPIREILEKEKKERSLALSENKPEPELCSSADIRPLKMEDFRYAHEQVCASVSSESTNMNELQQWNDLYGEGGSRKTRSLSYFM; encoded by the exons ATGGTCGAAACCAGACGTGGCTCTTCTTCTTCCAAACGCTCTCTCTCTTCTCCTTCTCCTTCCAACGCCAAACGATCCAAG GTTTCAGAGGATGCTTCATCTAACCCTTTGCCCTCTGTTCCCGTCAAGGAATCTGCAACTGGTAACGAATCTGGTGAACCTGAGATACAACGCTCTGATCTACCGGAAACGGCGTCGTTGAAGGTTCTTGATGGTGATAGCAATAAGCCTCCTTCTGTGCCAATTGAAACTGATCCTTTGGTGTCCCCTCAGTGTCCAG GTGAAACTGGAGAGAAAGCAAAGGCGGTGCAGCCGCTGGTTTCTTTGGTTTCTTGTCGGAAGAAACGTTCCGTGGCGAAACCAATTCATAAGGCTGCTGCGTGGGGGAAGCTCATTTCTCAATGTGCTCAG AATCCTCACTTGTCCATTAGTGATCCAATCTTCACAGTTGGTCAAGGCCGTCAGAGTAATTTGACACTTAAAGATCCTACTATTGGTAATGTTTTGTGCAAGTTGAGCCACATAGAG CAGCAACATGGAGGTTCATCAGTTGCCCTACTGGAAATCACAGGGGGTAAAGGTGTTGTTCAAGTCAACGGCAAGACTTACCGAAGGAATGCCCGGCTGATTTTGAATGGAGGCGATGAGGTGATATTTGGTGCTTCAGGAAAACATGCTTAT ATCTTTCAACAGCTAAAAAGTAATAATGTTTCTACTGCTGGTATACCTCCTGTGAGTATATTAGAAGCCCATAGTGCTTCAATGAATGGGATGCAAGTTGAAGCTAGATCTGGAGACCCTTCGGATGTTGCAGGAGCATCAATATTGGCCTCTCTATCTAATATTCACAAAGATTTATCTCTTGTTTCACCTCCAGCTAAAACATGCAAGAAACAAAATTCTGATATTTCATCACTACCTTCTGGCCATGGGGATATTGTTCCGGACAATGAAAGGAAAGATGCCACCAATAATGATGAGTCGACTGGAGTTATTTCTTCTAGCAAAGCTGTTCCTGCATCCTCTACCACTGTTAATGAAAATCCTAGCCTTGACACCATGGATGTCGATGCCAATGTGGATACAAATGTTGGGAAGATGCCTGCTAATTACGAATTGAGGCCGTTATTGTGCATGCTTGCCGGTGGCTCAGGAACTGAATTTGATTTAAGTGGCAGCATTCACAAGATATTAGAAGATCGAAAGGAATTAGGAGAACTCCTTAAAGGTGCTGATACAACAACAATATTAGCATCTACCAGGAGACAAGCATTTAAGGACAGCCTAGAACAGAGAATTCTCAATGCTGAGGATATTGATGTCTCTTTTGAGGCATTCCCGTATTATCTAAG TGATACAACAAAGAATGTGTTGATTGCTTCTACATATATTCATTTGAAGTGCAATGGCTTTGGAAAATATGCTTCAGATCTCCCATCGGTGTCCCCACGGATATTGCTATCTGGTCCTTCAG GCTCGGAAATATATCAGGAGACTTTGTCCAAGGCACTTGCTAAGCATTTTGGTGCCAGACTACTGATTGTGGATTCACTTTCGCTGCCCGGT GGAACACCATCGAAGGAAGCTGATTCTGCCAAAGAAATTTCAAAGCCCGAAAGGCCATCTGTTTTGTCTAAGAGAAGTAGCCAGGCTCCTACTTTACATCATAGGAAACCCACTTCTAGTGTTGATGCTGAAATTATCGGTGGATCTACATTAAGTTCGCAGGCTATGCTGAAGCATGAGGTTTCTACTGCATCATCAAAAGGCATTGCTCTTAAAAAAG GTGATCGGGTAAAATTTGTCGGTAACTTCCCACCCACTGTCTCGTCACTGCAAAATTATTCTTCAAG TGGTAGAGGACCAAGCTATGGTTTCCGTGGCAAGGTTGTACTTGCTTTTGAAGACAACGAGTCTTCAAAAATTGGGGTCAGGTTTGATAAATCAATTCCAGATGGCAATGATCTTGGAGGCCATATCGAAGATGATCATGGGTTCTTTTGTTCTG CAAACCACTTGCAACGAATAGAGAGTTCAGGAGGGGATGACGACAAAGTTGCAATTAATGAAATCTTTGAG GTTGCCGCTAATCAATGTAAAACTGGTGCACTTGTTTTGTTCATTAAAGATATAGAGAAAGCAATGGTTGGGAACAATGATGTTTTGAAAAGTAAATTTGAAACCCTACCACAAAACATTGTGGTAATTGGCTCAAATACTCAGCTGGACAGTCGTAAGGAGAAG ACCCATCCTGGGGGACTTCTGTTTACAAAGTTTGGGAGCAATCAGACAGCTCTACTTGATCTTGCTTTTCCG GATAACTTTAGCAAACTACATGATAGGAGCAAAGAAAGCTCCAAAGTAACAAAGCAACTCAACCGCCTTTTCCCAAACAAAGTGACAATACAGTTGCCTCAG GATGAGGCTTTACTTTCGGATTGGAAGCAGCAGTTAGATCTTGATATTGAAACTATGAAAGCACATTCCAATGTTGTCATGCTTCGTTCG GTTCTCAAAAGAATCGGATGGGATTGTTCTGACCTTGACACTATTTGCATCAAAGATCAAACCCTGACTACAGAAA GTGTGGAGAAGATCATTGGCTGGGCTATAAGTTATCATTTTATGCATTCATTTGAAGCTTCTACCAAAGAAGTAAAGCGTGTGATATCTGCAGAAAG CATTAAGTATGGGTTTGACATTCTTCAAGGCGTCCAAAATGAGAACAAGAGCGTAAAAAAGTCACTAAAG GACGTGGTTACTGATAATGAATTTGAGAAAAAGTTGCTTGGTGATGTTATTCCGCCAACTGAAATTGGAGTCACGTTTGAAGATATTGGAGCTTTAGAAAATGTGAAGGACACCTTGAAGGAATTGGTCATGCTTCCTCTTAAAAGACCTGAACTGTTTTGTAAAGGACAACTAACTAAG CCTTGCAAGGGAATATTGCTTTTCGGCCCCCCTGGCACAGGAAAAACAATGCTTGCAAAGGCTGTTGCAACTGAAGCTGGAGCAAATTTCATAAACATTTCAATGTCCAGTATTACTTCCAAG TGGTTTGGTGAAGGAGAAAAATATGTCAAAGCAGTCTTCTCCCTAGCCAGCAAAATTGCTCCAAGTGTTATATTTGTTGATGAG GTTGATAGTATGTTAGGCAGACGTGAAAACCCTGGTGAGCATGAGGCTATGCGGAAAATGAAGAATGAGTTTATGGTTAATTGGGATGGTTTGCGTACAAAAGAAAAGGAGCGTATACTTGTACTTGCTGCTACAAATAGACCTTTTGATCTTGATGAGGCTGTTATTAGGAGGCTTCCACGGAG ATTGATGGTCGATTTGCCGGATGCTCCGAATAGAGGAAAAATTCTGAGTGTCATTTTAGCAAAAGAAGATTTGGCACCCGATGTTGATTTGGAAGCAATAGCAAATATGACTGACGGATACTCTGGAAGTGACCTAAAG AATCTGTGTGTCACAGCAGCTCACTGCCCAATAAGGGAGATCTTGGAAAAGGAAAAGAAG GAAAGAAGCTTAGCATTGTCAGAGAACAAACCTGAACCTGAATTGTGTAGTAGTGCAGACATTCGTCCCTTAAAGATGGAGGATTTTAGATATGCACATGAGCAG GTGTGTGCAAGTGTGTCTTCGGAGTCGACAAATATGAATGAGCTACAACAATGGAATGATCTTTATGGAGAAGGCGGATCTCGAAAAACAAGATCTTTAAGTTACTTCATGTAA